The Pan paniscus chromosome 1, NHGRI_mPanPan1-v2.0_pri, whole genome shotgun sequence genome has a segment encoding these proteins:
- the TMEM63A gene encoding CSC1-like protein 1 isoform X1, producing the protein MMDSPFLELWQSKAVSIREQLGLGDRPNDSYCYNSAKNSTVLQGVTFGGIPTVLLIDVSCFLFLILVFSIIRRRFWDYGRIALVSEADSESRFQRLSSTSSSGQQDFENELGCCPWLTAIFRLHDDQILEWCGEDAIHYLSFQRHIIFLLVVVSFLSLCVILPVNLSGDLLDKDPYSFGRTTIANLQTDNDLLWLHTIFAVIYLFLTVGFMRHHTQSIKYKEENLVRRTLFITGLPRDARKETVESHFRDAYPTCEVVDVQLCYNVAKLIYLCKEKKKTEKSLTYYTNLQVKTGQRTLINPKPCGQFCCCEVLGCEWEDAISYYTRMKDRLLERITEEERHVQDQPLGMAFVTFQEKSMATYILKDFNACKCQSLQCKGEPQPSSHSRELYTSKWTVTFAADPEDICWKNLSIQGLRWWLQWLGINFTLFLGLFFLTTPSIILSTMDKFNVTKPIHALNNPIISQFFPTLLLWSFSALLPSIVYYSTLLESHWTKSGENQIMMTKVYIFLIFMVLILPSLGLTSLDFFFRWLFDKTSSEASIRLECVFLPDQGAFFVNYVIASAFIGNGMELLRLPGLILYTFRMIMAKTAADRRNVKQNQAFQYEFGAMYAWMLCVFTVIVAYSITCPIIAPFGLIYILLKHMVDRHNLYFVYLPAKLEKGIHFAAVNQALAAPILCLFWLYFFSFLRLGMKAPATLFTFLVLLLTILVCLAHTCFGCFKHLSPLNYKVKAPDPTARSSPGRNRWWDGLAVNPAHPCLYQHSSSLLQILLLHGKGVGGWVPCVASLPPLIPALPHPVLSRAAGELGASWYYYSGC; encoded by the exons ATGATGGACTCCCCGTTCCTGGAGCTGTGGCAGTCCAAGGCAGTGTCCATCAGGGAGCAGCTGGGACTCGGGGACCGGCCCAACGACTCCTATTGCTACAACTCAGCCAAAAACAGCACCGTGCTCCAGGGGGTCACCTTTGGTGGCATCCCCACTGTCCTGCTCATAGACGTCAGCTGCTTCCTG ttcttaatCTTGGTGTTTTCTATTATAAGAAGAAGATTCTGGGACTATGGCCGCATTGCCCTGGTGTCAGAAGCAGACAG CGAGTCCAGATTTCAGAGATTGTCATCGACTTCCTCCTCAGGTCAACAAGACTTTGAAAATGAGCTG GGATGCTGTCCCTGGCTGACTGCCATCTTCCGTCTGCA TGATGACCAGATCCTGGAATGGTGTGGGGAGGACGCCATCCACTACCTGTCCTTCCAGAGGCACATCATCTTCCTGTTGGTGGTGGTCAGCTTTTTGTCCCTGTGTGTCATCCTGCCTGTCAACCTCTCAGGGGACTTGCTGG ACAAAGACCCGTACAGTTTTGGGAGGACAACAATAGCAAACCTACAGACTGA CAATGACCTCCTTTGGCTGCACACCATCTTTGCTGTCATTTACCTCTTCCTCACTGTGGGTTTCATGCGGCACCACACTCAGTCCATTAAGTACAAAGAGGAGAACCTG GTGAGGCGGACCCTGTTCATCACAGGACTCCCCAGAGATGCCAGGAAGGAGACTGTGGAGAGCCACTTCCG GGACGCGTATCCCACGTGTGAGGTGGTTGATGTGCAGCTGTGCTACAACGTGGCCAAACTGATCTACCTGTGCAAGGAGAA AAAGAAGACTGAGAAGAGCCTGACCTATTACACAAACCTGCAGGTGAAGACAGGCCAGCGGACCCTCATCAACCCCAAGCCCTGTGGCCAGTTTTGCTGCTGTGAAGTGCTGGGCTGTGAGTGG GAAGACGCCATCTCTTACTACACACGGATGAAGGACAGGCTGCTGGAGAGGATCACAGAGGAAGAACGCCACGTCCAGGACCAGCCCCTGGGAATGGCCTTCGTCACCTTCCAGGAGAAGTCCATGGCCACCTA CATCCTGAAAGATTTCAACGCCTGCAAGTGTCAGAGCCTTCAGTGCAAAGGTGAGCCCCAGCCGTCCTCCCATAGCAGGGAGCTCTATACCTCCAAGTGGACAGTCACCTTTGCCGCTGACCCTGAGGACATCTGCTG GAAGAACCTCTCTATCCAGGGCCTCCGCTGGTGGCTACAGTGGCTGGGCATCAACTTCACCCTCTTCCTGGGGCTGTTTTTCCTGACCACACCCTCCATCATCCTGTCCACCATGGACAAGTTTAATGTCACCAAACCCATCCATGCGCTGAAT AACCCGATCATCAGCCAGTTCTTCCCCACCCTCCTGCTCTGGTCCTTCTCAGCCCTGCTCCCCTCCATTGTCTACTACTCTACACTGCTGGAGTCTCACTGGACCAA GTCGGGGGAAAACCAGATCATGATGACCAAAGTCTACATATTCTTGATCTTCATGGTGCTGATCCTGCCCTCCCTGGGTCTCaccag TCTAGATTTTTTCTTCCGGTGGCTCTTTGACAAAACTTCCTCGGAGGCCTCCATCAGGTTGGA GTGCGTCTTCCTGCCTGACCAGGGCGCCTTCTTTGTGAACTATGTCATCGCCTCGGCCTTCATCGGCAATGGCATGGAGCTGCTGCGGCTGCCAGGCCTCATCCTCTATACCTTCCGCATGATCATGGCCAAGACGGCTGCCGACCGCAGGAATGTCAAGCAG aacCAGGCCTTCCAGTACGAGTTTGGAGCCATGTATGCGTGGATGCTGTGTGTCTTCACTGTCATCGTGGCCTACAGCATCACTTGTCCCATCATCGCGCCATTTG GCCTCATCTACATCCTGCTCAAGCACATGGTGGACCGGCACAACCTCTACTTCGTCTACCTCCCAGCCAAGCTGGAGAAGGGGATCCACTTTGCCGCTGTGAACCAGGCCTTGgcagcccccatcctgtgcctctTCTGGCTCtacttcttttccttcctgcGCCTGG GTATGAAGGCCCCCGCCACTCTGTTCACCTTCCTGGTGCTGCTGCTCACCATCCTGGTCTGCCTGGCTCACACCTGCTTTGGATGCTTCAAGCACCTCAGCCCTCTGAACTACAAAGTAAAGGCCCCCGACCCCACTGCCCGGTCAAGCCCTGGGAGGAACAGATGGTGGGACGGGCTCGCTGTCAACCCCGCCCACCCTTGTCTGTATCAACACAGCAGCAGCCTTCTCCAGATTCTGCTTCTCCATGGGAAAGGCGTGGGTGGTTGGGTGCCATGTGTagcttcccttcctcccctcatCCCTGCACTCCCCCACCCCGTCCTCTCTCGGGCTGCCGGGGAGCTTGGTGCCAGCTGGTACTATTATTCCGGGTGTTAA
- the TMEM63A gene encoding CSC1-like protein 1 isoform X2, which yields MMDSPFLELWQSKAVSIREQLGLGDRPNDSYCYNSAKNSTVLQGVTFGGIPTVLLIDVSCFLFLILVFSIIRRRFWDYGRIALVSEADSESRFQRLSSTSSSGQQDFENELGCCPWLTAIFRLHDDQILEWCGEDAIHYLSFQRHIIFLLVVVSFLSLCVILPVNLSGDLLDKDPYSFGRTTIANLQTDNDLLWLHTIFAVIYLFLTVGFMRHHTQSIKYKEENLVRRTLFITGLPRDARKETVESHFRDAYPTCEVVDVQLCYNVAKLIYLCKEKKKTEKSLTYYTNLQVKTGQRTLINPKPCGQFCCCEVLGCEWEDAISYYTRMKDRLLERITEEERHVQDQPLGMAFVTFQEKSMATYILKDFNACKCQSLQCKGEPQPSSHSRELYTSKWTVTFAADPEDICWKNLSIQGLRWWLQWLGINFTLFLGLFFLTTPSIILSTMDKFNVTKPIHALNNPIISQFFPTLLLWSFSALLPSIVYYSTLLESHWTKSGENQIMMTKVYIFLIFMVLILPSLGLTSLDFFFRWLFDKTSSEASIRLECVFLPDQGAFFVNYVIASAFIGNGMELLRLPGLILYTFRMIMAKTAADRRNVKQNQAFQYEFGAMYAWMLCVFTVIVAYSITCPIIAPFGLIYILLKHMVDRHNLYFVYLPAKLEKGIHFAAVNQALAAPILCLFWLYFFSFLRLGMKAPATLFTFLVLLLTILVCLAHTCFGCFKHLSPLNYKTEEPASDKGSEAEAHMPPPFTPYVPRILNGLASERTALSPQQRQQQTYGAIHNISGTIPGQCLAQSATGSVAAAPQEA from the exons ATGATGGACTCCCCGTTCCTGGAGCTGTGGCAGTCCAAGGCAGTGTCCATCAGGGAGCAGCTGGGACTCGGGGACCGGCCCAACGACTCCTATTGCTACAACTCAGCCAAAAACAGCACCGTGCTCCAGGGGGTCACCTTTGGTGGCATCCCCACTGTCCTGCTCATAGACGTCAGCTGCTTCCTG ttcttaatCTTGGTGTTTTCTATTATAAGAAGAAGATTCTGGGACTATGGCCGCATTGCCCTGGTGTCAGAAGCAGACAG CGAGTCCAGATTTCAGAGATTGTCATCGACTTCCTCCTCAGGTCAACAAGACTTTGAAAATGAGCTG GGATGCTGTCCCTGGCTGACTGCCATCTTCCGTCTGCA TGATGACCAGATCCTGGAATGGTGTGGGGAGGACGCCATCCACTACCTGTCCTTCCAGAGGCACATCATCTTCCTGTTGGTGGTGGTCAGCTTTTTGTCCCTGTGTGTCATCCTGCCTGTCAACCTCTCAGGGGACTTGCTGG ACAAAGACCCGTACAGTTTTGGGAGGACAACAATAGCAAACCTACAGACTGA CAATGACCTCCTTTGGCTGCACACCATCTTTGCTGTCATTTACCTCTTCCTCACTGTGGGTTTCATGCGGCACCACACTCAGTCCATTAAGTACAAAGAGGAGAACCTG GTGAGGCGGACCCTGTTCATCACAGGACTCCCCAGAGATGCCAGGAAGGAGACTGTGGAGAGCCACTTCCG GGACGCGTATCCCACGTGTGAGGTGGTTGATGTGCAGCTGTGCTACAACGTGGCCAAACTGATCTACCTGTGCAAGGAGAA AAAGAAGACTGAGAAGAGCCTGACCTATTACACAAACCTGCAGGTGAAGACAGGCCAGCGGACCCTCATCAACCCCAAGCCCTGTGGCCAGTTTTGCTGCTGTGAAGTGCTGGGCTGTGAGTGG GAAGACGCCATCTCTTACTACACACGGATGAAGGACAGGCTGCTGGAGAGGATCACAGAGGAAGAACGCCACGTCCAGGACCAGCCCCTGGGAATGGCCTTCGTCACCTTCCAGGAGAAGTCCATGGCCACCTA CATCCTGAAAGATTTCAACGCCTGCAAGTGTCAGAGCCTTCAGTGCAAAGGTGAGCCCCAGCCGTCCTCCCATAGCAGGGAGCTCTATACCTCCAAGTGGACAGTCACCTTTGCCGCTGACCCTGAGGACATCTGCTG GAAGAACCTCTCTATCCAGGGCCTCCGCTGGTGGCTACAGTGGCTGGGCATCAACTTCACCCTCTTCCTGGGGCTGTTTTTCCTGACCACACCCTCCATCATCCTGTCCACCATGGACAAGTTTAATGTCACCAAACCCATCCATGCGCTGAAT AACCCGATCATCAGCCAGTTCTTCCCCACCCTCCTGCTCTGGTCCTTCTCAGCCCTGCTCCCCTCCATTGTCTACTACTCTACACTGCTGGAGTCTCACTGGACCAA GTCGGGGGAAAACCAGATCATGATGACCAAAGTCTACATATTCTTGATCTTCATGGTGCTGATCCTGCCCTCCCTGGGTCTCaccag TCTAGATTTTTTCTTCCGGTGGCTCTTTGACAAAACTTCCTCGGAGGCCTCCATCAGGTTGGA GTGCGTCTTCCTGCCTGACCAGGGCGCCTTCTTTGTGAACTATGTCATCGCCTCGGCCTTCATCGGCAATGGCATGGAGCTGCTGCGGCTGCCAGGCCTCATCCTCTATACCTTCCGCATGATCATGGCCAAGACGGCTGCCGACCGCAGGAATGTCAAGCAG aacCAGGCCTTCCAGTACGAGTTTGGAGCCATGTATGCGTGGATGCTGTGTGTCTTCACTGTCATCGTGGCCTACAGCATCACTTGTCCCATCATCGCGCCATTTG GCCTCATCTACATCCTGCTCAAGCACATGGTGGACCGGCACAACCTCTACTTCGTCTACCTCCCAGCCAAGCTGGAGAAGGGGATCCACTTTGCCGCTGTGAACCAGGCCTTGgcagcccccatcctgtgcctctTCTGGCTCtacttcttttccttcctgcGCCTGG GTATGAAGGCCCCCGCCACTCTGTTCACCTTCCTGGTGCTGCTGCTCACCATCCTGGTCTGCCTGGCTCACACCTGCTTTGGATGCTTCAAGCACCTCAGCCCTCTGAACTACAAA ACAGAAGAGCCTGCAAGTGACAAAGGAAGTGAGGCAGAGGCCCACATGCCCCCACCGTTCACA CCCTACGTGCCTCGGATTCTGAATGGCTTGGCCTCGGAGAGGACAGCACTGTCTCcgcagcagcggcagcagcagacCTATGGTGCCATCCACAACATCAGCGGGACTATCCCTGGACAGTGCTTGGCGCAGAGCGCCACGGGCAGTGTGGCTGCTGCCCCCCAGGAGGCCTGA